One part of the Rutidosis leptorrhynchoides isolate AG116_Rl617_1_P2 chromosome 1, CSIRO_AGI_Rlap_v1, whole genome shotgun sequence genome encodes these proteins:
- the LOC139893531 gene encoding uncharacterized protein has protein sequence MVGTLRSGKKYDNKVGEKEVGQRDVRKSPIVLDEEDEVSENKDHGKGVETKEPIIDENGKSETGPKPVSFPKALESPNQFPYRKKGPQPEDMWETFKQVKINLTLLDAIKQVPSYAKFLNDLCTQKRKQRETLPKTVELIEHLGAVVSGTLPPKFKDPGTPLIAVTVGNVNVKKALLDLGASINIITFCLVDRFELGLMKRTDIIIQLANQSIKTHRGILEDLIVKVEDFYYPVNLVVMDIEPKNKDGQPTIILGRSFLATINADINCKMGAMDISFGNRKMRINIFNFLHAPCAHECYQVDIVDEQVEKHASHLITNDLVEVFLGDEDDIECENVKAVE, from the coding sequence ATGGTAGGCACCTTGCGTAGTGGAAAGAAATATGACAACAAGGTTGGTGAGAAAGAGGTAGGTCAACGCGATGTACGTAAGTCTCCTATCGTTCTCGATGAGGAGGATGAGGTAAGTGAAAATAAGGACCATGGGAAGGGGGTAGAAACCAAAGAACCAATCATCGATGAAAATGGGAAATCGGAAACGGGACCAAAACCCGTTTCGTTTCCTAAGGCCTTGGAGTCCCCGAACCAATTCCCTTATAGGAAGAAGGGACCACAACCGGAGGACATGTGGGAAACATTTAAACAAGTTAAGATTAATTTGACCCTTCTCGATGCTATTAAGCAAGTCCCGTCCTACGCTAAGTTTTTGAACGACCTTTGCACTCAAAAGAGGAAGCAAAGGGAAACTTTACCCAAGACGGTGGAACTAATTGAGCACCTAGGTGCGGTTGTTTCGGGTACACTCccacctaagtttaaggacccaGGGACCCCATTGATAGCGGTGACTGTAGGAAACGTGAATGTGAAAAAGGCATTATTGGACCTAGGAGCTAGCATTAATATCATAACCTTTTGTCTAGTTGACCGATTTGAATTAGGTTTAATGAAAAGAACCGACATAATTATTCAACTAGCGAACCAATCAATCAAAACGcataggggaatattagaagatctGATAGTAAAAGTGGAGGATTTCTATTACCCGGTTAACTTAGTTGTGATGGATATTGAACCTAAGAATAAAGATGGCCAACCCACGATAATCTTGGGGCGCTCATTTTTGGCCACCATAAATGCTGATATAAATTGTAAAATGGGTGCCATGGACATATCATTCGGAAATAGGAAAATGAGGATCAatatctttaattttcttcatgccCCATGTGCCCATGAATGCTACCAAGTAGACATAGTTGATGAGCAAGTGGAG